In Salmo salar chromosome ssa24, Ssal_v3.1, whole genome shotgun sequence, the following proteins share a genomic window:
- the LOC106584951 gene encoding calsenilin isoform X2 yields the protein MGAVMAALSLEARRRLSRPNREKVDSDLELSIVRHQPEGLDQLQVQTKFTKKELQSLYRGFKNECPSGLVDEETFKTIYSQFFPQGDATTYAHFLFNAFDMDRNGSIRFEDFVIGLSVLLRGSVTEKLNWAFNLYDINKDGYITKEEMLAIMKSIYDMMGRYTYPSVRDEAPSEHVDKFFQKMDRNRDGVVTIEEFIETCQKDENIMNSMQLFENVL from the exons ATGGGTGCTGTGATGGCAGCTCTCTCCCTGGAGGCCAGGAGGCGTCTGTCTCgcccca acagagagaaagt TGACAGTGATTTGGAGCTGTCTATAGTTCGTCACCAGCCAGAAGGCTTGGACCAGCTGCAGGTTCAGACGAAGTTCACCAAGAAGGAGCTCCAGTCACTATACAGGGGCTTCAAGAAT gaGTGTCCGAGTGGTTTGGTTGATGAAGAGACGTTCAAGACCATCTATTCTCAGTTCTTTCCCCAAGGAG ACGCCACCACCTATGCACATTTCCTGTTCAATGCGTTTGATATGGACAGAAATGGCTCCATTCGTTTTGAGGACTTTGTGATCGGCCTGTCTGTTCTTCTGAGAGGGTCAGTCACAGAGAAACTCAACTGGGCCTTCAACCTGTATGACATCAACAAGGATGGATACATCACTAAAGAG gAGATGCTGGCTATTATGAAGTCCATCTATGATATGATGGGCAGGTACACCTACCCAAGTGTACGGGATGAGGCACCCTCTGAACATGTGGATAAGTTCTTCCag aaaatggacagaaacagagaTGGAGTGGTGACCATTGAGGAATTCATTGAGACCTGTCAGAAG GACGAGAACATCATGAACTCCATGCAGCTCTTTGAGAACGTCCTCTAG
- the LOC106584951 gene encoding calsenilin isoform X1 — MGFQIQGMELFAIGVVMIMFVAVLKGFGILEPMSSFEDSSDSDLELSIVRHQPEGLDQLQVQTKFTKKELQSLYRGFKNECPSGLVDEETFKTIYSQFFPQGDATTYAHFLFNAFDMDRNGSIRFEDFVIGLSVLLRGSVTEKLNWAFNLYDINKDGYITKEEMLAIMKSIYDMMGRYTYPSVRDEAPSEHVDKFFQKMDRNRDGVVTIEEFIETCQKDENIMNSMQLFENVL; from the exons ATGGGGTTTCAGATCCAGGGCATGGAGCTGTTTGCCATTGGTGTGGTCATGATCATGTTTGTGGCCGTGCTCAAGGGCTTTGGCATCCTGGAGCCCATGTCCTCCTTTGAAG ACAGTAGTGACAGTGATTTGGAGCTGTCTATAGTTCGTCACCAGCCAGAAGGCTTGGACCAGCTGCAGGTTCAGACGAAGTTCACCAAGAAGGAGCTCCAGTCACTATACAGGGGCTTCAAGAAT gaGTGTCCGAGTGGTTTGGTTGATGAAGAGACGTTCAAGACCATCTATTCTCAGTTCTTTCCCCAAGGAG ACGCCACCACCTATGCACATTTCCTGTTCAATGCGTTTGATATGGACAGAAATGGCTCCATTCGTTTTGAGGACTTTGTGATCGGCCTGTCTGTTCTTCTGAGAGGGTCAGTCACAGAGAAACTCAACTGGGCCTTCAACCTGTATGACATCAACAAGGATGGATACATCACTAAAGAG gAGATGCTGGCTATTATGAAGTCCATCTATGATATGATGGGCAGGTACACCTACCCAAGTGTACGGGATGAGGCACCCTCTGAACATGTGGATAAGTTCTTCCag aaaatggacagaaacagagaTGGAGTGGTGACCATTGAGGAATTCATTGAGACCTGTCAGAAG GACGAGAACATCATGAACTCCATGCAGCTCTTTGAGAACGTCCTCTAG